From Quercus lobata isolate SW786 chromosome 1, ValleyOak3.0 Primary Assembly, whole genome shotgun sequence, one genomic window encodes:
- the LOC115986639 gene encoding uncharacterized protein LOC115986639, whose amino-acid sequence MAKREISSTLRNLKFMQRAAQREENTKKEEEVKLVGNFSSPSIVNRKCLVIMEGDPHPGAINGRMSFQSFNPSIDKLNEAASNPVSATSSGSQSGGISLRENGSSTDRAGSSDTDKLSSEAEDLKRKQSEVVSETQYPKKTPKNVQGSEQSSPSSSSKGSFKKPKAKGEKLDWSVLRPSKSHKK is encoded by the exons ATGGCCAAGCGTGAGATTTCCAGCACTCTGAGGAACTTGAAG TTCATGCAAAGGGCAGCTCAGAGAGAAGAAAAtaccaagaaagaagaagaggtcAAACTTGTTGGGAATTTCAGTTCCCCTAGTATCGTGAATAGAAAGTg TTTGGTGATAATGGAAGGTGATCCCCATCCTGGAGCAATTAATGGCCGCATGTCATTTCAAAGCTTTAATCCTTCTATTGAT AAACTGAATGAAGCAGCATCTAACCCTGTGTCTGCCACTTCTTCTGGAAGTCAAAGTGGAGGAATATCTTTGAG AGAAAATGGATCATCAACGGATAGAGCAGGGAGCTCAGACACTGATAAATTAAGTTCCGAGGCCGAGGACCTTAAAAGAAAACAGTCTGAAGTAGTATCTGAAACAcagtacccaaaaaaaacaccaaaaaatgttCAAGGTAGTGAACAATCATCACCAAGTAGTAGTAGTAAAGGCTCCTTCAAGAAACCAAAGGCAAAGGGTGAAAAGCTGGACTGGAGTGTTCTTAGACCATCAAAGTCTCATAAAAAATGA
- the LOC115952431 gene encoding scarecrow-like protein 30 — protein MDNLPEDNHEFVPDPFLPNNTQHPIESSPSMGTSLGGEPSYTSYPSVLLKYINEMLMEEDLEARPRMLQDSLALEAAEKSFYEVLGQEDHPLTDQNNECPDALVAGNSRTHISNSYSVADNLIKSSWSHDQGESNSFCIQTSLIDSQNENLLLPNSFSEMHSFAQDKGGMGIAVKSIRHGKYEVFDLESIPPVPPKYTQGMVGKQEKSFTSPSGSRGNKNHQREDTDNLEEGRSNKHSLVDAGEVDSELLEKFDKILCCPGGDSESASSALHKSGGNGGRKKLQHNNHSKGSHGKTMLSKNEGKKGVIVDFWGLLTQCAQAVASSDQKTANELLNQIRQHSSPLGDRHQRLAHYFANALEARLAGTRIPVYTLLESNGTSVADYIKAYQLCITVCPFKRMSNFFANQTIRKLAEAQKATTLHIIDFGILYGLQWPCLIQRLSIIPGGPLKLRITGIELPQPGFRPAERIEETGRRLENYCKRINVPFEYNAIAQKWETIRLEDLKIDRDELTVVNCMYRLKNIPDETVAINCPRDIVLNLIKRINPDLFVLGVVNGAYNSPFFPTRFREALFHYSALFDMFDATMPCEDHQRLQFEEEGIGRGAMNVIACEGLERVERPETFDRWEVRTVRAGFRQLPIDEEVVLVAKKAVKSEYHKDFVIYKDGQWMLQGWKGRINYAISCWKPA, from the coding sequence ATGGATAATCTTCCTGAAGACAATCATGAATTTGTCCCGGATCCTTTCCTTCCAAACAATACACAGCATCCTATTGAATCAAGTCCATCTATGGGCACAAGCCTTGGGGGAGAGCCCTCATACACGAGCTATCCAAGTGTTCTTCTCAAGTACATAAATGAGATGCTTATGGAAGAAGACTTGGAGGCTAGGCCCCGCATGTTACAGGACAGTCTAGCCCTCGAGGCTGCTGAAAAATCATTCTATGAAGTCCTTGGTCAGGAGGATCATCCATTAACTGATCAAAACAACGAGTGCCCAGATGCACTTGTTGCTGGGAACAGCAGAACTCATATCAGTAATAGCTATTCTGTTGCTGACAATTTAATCAAGTCTAGTTGGAGTCATGATCAAGGGGAATCCAATTCCTTTTGTATACAAACTTCTCTTATTGACTCTCAAAATGAAAACCTTTTGCTACCTAATTCATTTAGTGAGATGCATTCATTTGCACAAGACAAGGGAGGGATGGGCATAGCAGTTAAGTCCATTCGACATGGCAAATATGAAGTCtttgatttggaaagcatcccACCAGTGCCTCCAAAGTACACCCAGGGTATGGTGGGCAAGCAAGAGAAGAGCTTCACCTCACCAAGTGGATCAAGAGGAAATAAAAATCATCAGCGTGAGGATACTGACAACCTTGAAGAAGGGAGGAGCAACAAAcattcattggttgatgctggAGAAGTTGATTCTGAGCTGCTAGAGAAGTTTGATAAGATATTGTGTTGTCCTGGTGGAGACAGCGAGTCTGCATCAAGTGCTCTTCATAAATCTGGAGGAAATGGAGGAAGAAAAAAGTTGCAACACAACAATCATTCAAAAGGATCTCATGGTAAAACAATGCTTTCCAAGAATGAAGGTAAAAAGGGGGTGATAGTAGATTTTTGGGGTCTGCTAACTCAATGTGCACAGGCTGTGGCAAGTAGTGATCAAAAAACTGCAAATGAACTACTCAATCAGATTAGGCAACACTCTTCTCCCCTTGGAGATAGGCACCAAAGATTAGCCCATTACTTTGCTAATGCCCTTGAAGCACGCTTGGCTGGCACCAGGATCCCAGTTTACACACTCCTTGAAAGTAATGGGACATCAGTTGCTGATTACATAAAAGCTTACCAACTATGCATAACAGTATGCCCTTTCAAAAGGATGTCAAATTTCTTTGCTAATCAAACAATTAGAAAACTAGCAGAAGCACAGAAGGCAACAACACTTCATATTATTGATTTTGGCATTCTCTATGGTCTCCAATGGCCCTGCCTCATCCAACGTCTCTCTATAATACCTGGTGGACCTCTCAAGCTTCGTATAACAGGAATTGAGCTTCCCCAACCAGGCTTTCGGCCTGCAGAAAGGATTGAGGAGACAGGGCGTCGATTGGAAAATTACTGCAAGAGAATTAATGTCCCATTTGAGTACAATGCCATAGCACAGAAGTGGGAGACAATTAGATTGGAGGATCTCAAAATTGACAGGGATGAACTAACTGTTGTTAACTGTATGTATCGGTTAAAGAACATTCCTGATGAAACAGTGGCAATAAACTGTCCAAGGGACATTGTCCTAAACCTGATCAAAAGAATCAATCCAGATTTATTCGTGCTTGGGGTTGTTAATGGAGCATATAATTCACCCTTCTTCCCCACACGATTTCGGGAGGCACTCTTCCACTACTCTGCATTGTTTGATATGTTTGATGCCACTATGCCTTGCGAAGATCACCAAAGGTTGCAGTTTGAGGAAGAGGGAATTGGGAGGGGTGCTATGAACGTCATAGCGTGTGAAGGTTTGGAAAGGGTTGAAAGACCAGAGACTTTTGATAGATGGGAGGTTAGGACTGTGAGAGCTGGGTTCAGGCAACTCCCAATAGATGAAGAAGTAGTGCTGGTAGCGAAGAAGGCAGTGAAGTCAGAGTATCATAAGGATTTTGTCATATACAAGGATGGCCAATGGATGTTACAAGGATGGAAGGGGCGTATTAACTATGCTATTTCTTGTTGGAAACCAGCATAG
- the LOC115952442 gene encoding uncharacterized protein LOC115952442: MPVDQILTEIRDESSLKWPRPLHSSSNLRDKRKYCRFHKDHGHYTEDCRDLKEQIEELIRNGKLQQYVKIGDSSRYSQKGQHGGSRKDEDRPPPRPHIALGEIKTIARGPTTGGSFKSLRKSHQRQVNSVHSLPPLKQRRTNRDMYFSKEDARGIKQPHDDPLIIMTMIEGFNTRRVLVDSGSSADIIYLPVFQQLKLDPKRLCPFESPLVSFSGDKVYPRGMVMLTVTADSYPLQVTNQHNFLVVDSPSSYNVIIGRPTLNCWKVATSTYYLKVKFPTEQGVGEIKGDQVLVRECYQAVLALRENNT; the protein is encoded by the coding sequence ATGCCTGTTGACCAAATTCTAACAGAAATAAGGGACGAATCATCTCTTAAGTGGCCAAGGCCACTCCATTCATCGTCTAATTTGCGCGACAAGAGGAAATACTGCCGTTTTCACAAAGACCATGGGCATTACACAGAGGATTGCAGGGATCTGAAGGAGCAGATTGAAGAACTTATCCGGAATGGAAAACTACAACAATATGTAAAAATAGGAGATTCCAGCAGGTACAGCCAGAAAGGCCAGCACGGGGGTTCAAGGAAAGATGAAGACCGCCCACCACCTCGTCCACATATTGCATTAGGGGAGATAAAGACCATCGCCAGGGGACCAACCACAGGGGGATCATTCAAATCCCTCAGGAAGTCACATCAAAGGCAGGTAAACAGTGTTCACAGTCTACCTCCCCTGAAACAAAGACGAACCAACCGAGACATGTACTTCTCAAAAGAAGACGCGAGGGGTATAAAACAACCTCATGATGACCCACTTATCATCATGACCATGATCGAGGGGTTCAACACGAGGAGAGTTTTGGTTGACAGTGGGAGCTCAGCCGACATAATCTATCTTCCCGTCTTTCAGCAACTAAAGCTAGACCCAAAAAGGCTCTGTCCTTTCGAGTCCCCCCTCGTCAGTTTCAGTGGAGACAAGGTATACCCCAGGGGAATGGTGATGTTGACAGTGACCGCCGACTCGTACCCCCTCCAGGTAACCAACCAGCACAACTTCTTGGTAGTGGACTCACCTTCGTCCTACAACGTGATCATAGGACGACCAACTCTCAACTGCTGGAAGGTTGCTACTTCCACGTACTACTTAAAGGTAAAGTTTCCGACGGAACAGGGGGTCGGAGAGATTAAAGGAGACCAGGTGTTGGTAAGAGAGTGTTACCAGGCCGTCCTGGCATTAAGAGAGAACAACACTTGA